A region of Panicum virgatum strain AP13 chromosome 8N, P.virgatum_v5, whole genome shotgun sequence DNA encodes the following proteins:
- the LOC120686029 gene encoding disease resistance protein RGA5-like isoform X2, producing the protein MEEVTKMVIESGGKAELKTVSIVGMAGSGKTTLANAVYMRLREENCFQCHAFVSVGQKPDLKKTRMHLLSMLDNVHQQLDGDITTTGLIVRLRHILEKKRYLIVVDDLWTKEHWQRIKCCFPENSLGSRIVTTTRKAALAAECSSSSSDCIYNIGLLSEVDSKKLVLNGAFGCEHDDYPQHLEDVFPKIIKRCGGLPLALVTLASMLADQYSNDKWDTPIGWRWLSHPDAEQMMQTITLSYNNLPLHLKTCLLYLSTFPVNKKVDIDRLVRRWIAEEFILMGHGASVEETARIYLDELISVNMVQPLLLNKDGVMNCRLHPVIHDFLVCKSMDESFMTMVDAEHKDVPSNVSTIRRLCLQSSSRQNQDLARNGSTNLSRARSIVISQASTTPHLTDLRVVRVLDLEGYDGIVCLDGLDKLLLLRYLSLRGTNVSELPETLGELRCLQTLDVRSTKVKQLPRSILRLQHTLMALLVGGEEMVNSIETTRMPNDIWQLRKLENLATVDLRVQHVNFVEDLGALESLRVITITWYFHQCSDGPHCKELLSSIQKWRKLKSLTIHCGLGCSMEFLGFLSDPPQELEKFKVTVGRFAYVPAWINGLVSLYFLQITICKIGTDDLDILRTLPKLQLLILGLDFVPSEAIVIETEGFSELLTLSVNCPAPWLTFGTGAMPKLTHLQLEFCSGSAMQESVPDGIGNLQSLTEVALLYNQNWCANSSSVIRTVDAVKRQVAKHRNQINLVINDAKVDVVQEVDEETESTVEIQSSIVQVQQVGEEVVRTTVETWGEIEEVEGDNINHA; encoded by the exons ATGGAAGAAGTGACCAAGATGGTTATCGAATCTGGGGGCAAGGCTGAGCTCAAGACCGTCTCCATCGTCGGCATGGCCGGATCCGGGAAGACGACGCTCGCCAATGCGGTGTACATGCGGCTCAGAGAGGAGAACTGCTTCCAGTGTCACGCGTTCGTCTCTGTCGGACAGAAGCCAGACCTCAAGAAGACTCGCATGCACTTGCTCTCGATGCTCGACAACGTGCACCAACAGTTAGATGGGGACATTACTACGACAGGCCTCATCGTGCGGCTCAGACACATACTGGAGAAGAAAAG ATACCTTATTGTGGTTGATGATTTATGGACGAAGGAACATTGGCAACGCATAAAGTGTTGTTTCCCAGAGAACTCTCTTGGTAGTAGGATAGTCACCACAACAAGGAAAGCTGCATTGGCAGCCGAATGTTCTTCCAGTTCAAGCGATTGCATTTACAACATCGGGCTTCTTAGTGAAGTGGACTCTAAAAAGTTAGTACTGAATGGAGCCTTCGGTTGTGAGCATGATGATTATCCTCAACATTTGGAGGACGTTTTCCCCAAAATTATAAAAAGATGTGGTGGCCTGCCTCTTGCTTTAGTTACTCTAGCATCCATGTTAGCAGACCAGTATTCAAACGATAAATGGGACACACCTATTGGATGGAGATGGTTATCACATCCAGATGCAGAACAGATGATGCAGACAATTACTCTTAGCTACAACAATCTACCACTACATCTCAAGACATGTCTGCTGTATCTAAGCACATTTCCTGTGAACAAAAAGGTTGACATAGACCGGTTGGTGAGGCGATGGATTGCGGAAGAATTCATCTTAATGGGGCATGGGGCAAGTGTGGAGGAAACAGCAAGAATCTACCTGGATGAGCTCATTAGTGTGAACATGGTACAGCCATTGCTTCTGAACAAGGATGGCGTAATGAATTGCAGGCTTCACCCCGTGATCCATGATTTCCTTGTCTGTAAATCCATGGATGAGAGCTTTATGACAATGGTCGATGCAGAGCATAAAGATGTCCCATCCAACGTCAGCACTATCCGTCGGCTATGTCTgcaaagcagcagcaggcaAAACCAAGACCTGGCACGGAATGGCTCTACGAACTTATCACGTGCTCGCTCAATCGTCATTAGCCAGGCCAGCACTACGCCTCACTTGACTGATCTGAGAGTGGTGCGTGTTCTGGACCTCGAAGGATATGATGGGATAGTATGCCTTGATGGCCTGGACAAACTTCTGCTTCTGAGGTACTTGAGCCTCAGAGGCACTAACGTCAGTGAGCTCCCGGAGACACTTGGGGAGTTAAGGTGCCTACAGACACTAGATGTGAGATCCACAAAGGTGAAACAGCTGCCTCGCAGCATTCTGAGGCTACAACATACTTTGATGGCTCTTCTCGTTGGTGGTGAAGAAATGGTTAATTCGATTGAAACAACAAGGATGCCAAATGATATCTGGCAGTTGCGCAAGCTAGAGAATCTGGCCACTGTTGATTTAAGGGTGCAACATGTCAACTTTGTTGAAGATCTCGGTGCTCTAGAAAGTTTAAGAGTGATTACAATAACATGGTATTTTCACCAGTGTAGTGACGGACCTCACTGTAAAGAATTGTTATCATCCATCCAAAAGTGGAGGAAGCTCAAGTCTCTGACCATTCACTGTGGACTCGGCTGCTCCATGGAGTTCTTAGGCTTCCTGTCTGATCCACCTCAGGAGCTTGAGAAGTTCAAGGTTACAGTGGGAAGATTTGCCTATGTTCCCGCATGGATCAACGGACTCGTATCTCTGTATTTCCTGCAAATCACCATATGCAAAATAGGGACAGATGATCTGGACATACTCAGAACCTTACCAAAATTGCAGCTCCTGATACTAGGCTTGGACTTTGTTCCTAGCGAAGCTATAGTGATTGAAACTGAGGGGTTTAGTGAGCTTTTGACACTCTCAGTCAATTGCCCTGCGCCGTGGCTCACTTTTGGGACAGGAGCTATGCCAAAGCTCACACATCTTCAACTGGAGTTCTGCTCAGGTTCAGCAATGCAAGAGAGTGTTCCTGATGGTATCGGCAACCTCCAAAGTCTCACGGAGGTAGCCCTCCTTTACAACCAGAACTGGTGTGCTAATAGCTCTAGTGTCATAAGGACAGTTGATGCTGTGAAAAGGCAGGTTGCCAAGCATCGCAATCAGATCAACCTCGTCATCAACGATGCTAAAGTTGATGTCGTCCAAGAGGTTGATGAGGAGACTGAGAGCACAGTCGAAATTCAGAGCAGCATTGTTCAGGTTCAGCAAGTTGGCGAGGAAGTAGTGAGGACAACAGTAGAGACTTGGGGTGAAATTGAAGAAGTTGAAGGTGATAACATTAACCACGCATAG
- the LOC120686029 gene encoding disease resistance protein Pik-2-like isoform X1 encodes MGALSVSVVVDAVMRKLGALLGQEYVLLSGVRHNVRFLEAELRSMRAVIYHRESLDEQDALFWHWIDLVRELAYAVEDWVDLFTIRVDAAAVIWGNPSFRSHSQGWFRSPARKMTTLPSRRVMSSELQELKKRFTEIAERRERYKQVAAPLPAKLSVVNPRLPALYQDIDRLVGLARPMEEVTKMVIESGGKAELKTVSIVGMAGSGKTTLANAVYMRLREENCFQCHAFVSVGQKPDLKKTRMHLLSMLDNVHQQLDGDITTTGLIVRLRHILEKKRYLIVVDDLWTKEHWQRIKCCFPENSLGSRIVTTTRKAALAAECSSSSSDCIYNIGLLSEVDSKKLVLNGAFGCEHDDYPQHLEDVFPKIIKRCGGLPLALVTLASMLADQYSNDKWDTPIGWRWLSHPDAEQMMQTITLSYNNLPLHLKTCLLYLSTFPVNKKVDIDRLVRRWIAEEFILMGHGASVEETARIYLDELISVNMVQPLLLNKDGVMNCRLHPVIHDFLVCKSMDESFMTMVDAEHKDVPSNVSTIRRLCLQSSSRQNQDLARNGSTNLSRARSIVISQASTTPHLTDLRVVRVLDLEGYDGIVCLDGLDKLLLLRYLSLRGTNVSELPETLGELRCLQTLDVRSTKVKQLPRSILRLQHTLMALLVGGEEMVNSIETTRMPNDIWQLRKLENLATVDLRVQHVNFVEDLGALESLRVITITWYFHQCSDGPHCKELLSSIQKWRKLKSLTIHCGLGCSMEFLGFLSDPPQELEKFKVTVGRFAYVPAWINGLVSLYFLQITICKIGTDDLDILRTLPKLQLLILGLDFVPSEAIVIETEGFSELLTLSVNCPAPWLTFGTGAMPKLTHLQLEFCSGSAMQESVPDGIGNLQSLTEVALLYNQNWCANSSSVIRTVDAVKRQVAKHRNQINLVINDAKVDVVQEVDEETESTVEIQSSIVQVQQVGEEVVRTTVETWGEIEEVEGDNINHA; translated from the exons ATGGGCGCGTTGTCCGTGTCCGTGGTGGTGGATGCGGTAATGAGGAAGCTCGGCGCGCTGCTGGGGCAGGAGTACGTGCTGCTCTCCGGCGTCCGCCACAACGTCCGCTTCCTCGAGGCCGAGCTAAGAAGCATGCGCGCCGTGATCTACCATCGCGAGTCCCTCGACGAGCAGGATGCCCTGTTCTGGCACTGGATCGACCTCGTCCGCGAGCTCGCCTACGCCGTAGAGGACTGGGTCGACCTGTTCACCATCCGTGTCGATGCTGCCGCCGTCATCTGGGGCAACCCCTCCTTCAGGTCCCATTCCCAAGGGTGGTTTCGCAGCCCTGCGCGCAAGATGACAACACTCCCCTCCCGCCGCGTCATGTCCAGCGAGCTTCAGGAACTAAAGAAGCGTTTCACGGAGATAGCAGAGCGGCGAGAGCGCTACAAGCAGGTCGCCGCCCCCCTCCCCGCCAAGCTATCGGTTGTTAATCCCCGCCTTCCCGCGCTCTACCAAGATATTGACAGACTTGTCGGCCTGGCCAGGCCGATGGAAGAAGTGACCAAGATGGTTATCGAATCTGGGGGCAAGGCTGAGCTCAAGACCGTCTCCATCGTCGGCATGGCCGGATCCGGGAAGACGACGCTCGCCAATGCGGTGTACATGCGGCTCAGAGAGGAGAACTGCTTCCAGTGTCACGCGTTCGTCTCTGTCGGACAGAAGCCAGACCTCAAGAAGACTCGCATGCACTTGCTCTCGATGCTCGACAACGTGCACCAACAGTTAGATGGGGACATTACTACGACAGGCCTCATCGTGCGGCTCAGACACATACTGGAGAAGAAAAG ATACCTTATTGTGGTTGATGATTTATGGACGAAGGAACATTGGCAACGCATAAAGTGTTGTTTCCCAGAGAACTCTCTTGGTAGTAGGATAGTCACCACAACAAGGAAAGCTGCATTGGCAGCCGAATGTTCTTCCAGTTCAAGCGATTGCATTTACAACATCGGGCTTCTTAGTGAAGTGGACTCTAAAAAGTTAGTACTGAATGGAGCCTTCGGTTGTGAGCATGATGATTATCCTCAACATTTGGAGGACGTTTTCCCCAAAATTATAAAAAGATGTGGTGGCCTGCCTCTTGCTTTAGTTACTCTAGCATCCATGTTAGCAGACCAGTATTCAAACGATAAATGGGACACACCTATTGGATGGAGATGGTTATCACATCCAGATGCAGAACAGATGATGCAGACAATTACTCTTAGCTACAACAATCTACCACTACATCTCAAGACATGTCTGCTGTATCTAAGCACATTTCCTGTGAACAAAAAGGTTGACATAGACCGGTTGGTGAGGCGATGGATTGCGGAAGAATTCATCTTAATGGGGCATGGGGCAAGTGTGGAGGAAACAGCAAGAATCTACCTGGATGAGCTCATTAGTGTGAACATGGTACAGCCATTGCTTCTGAACAAGGATGGCGTAATGAATTGCAGGCTTCACCCCGTGATCCATGATTTCCTTGTCTGTAAATCCATGGATGAGAGCTTTATGACAATGGTCGATGCAGAGCATAAAGATGTCCCATCCAACGTCAGCACTATCCGTCGGCTATGTCTgcaaagcagcagcaggcaAAACCAAGACCTGGCACGGAATGGCTCTACGAACTTATCACGTGCTCGCTCAATCGTCATTAGCCAGGCCAGCACTACGCCTCACTTGACTGATCTGAGAGTGGTGCGTGTTCTGGACCTCGAAGGATATGATGGGATAGTATGCCTTGATGGCCTGGACAAACTTCTGCTTCTGAGGTACTTGAGCCTCAGAGGCACTAACGTCAGTGAGCTCCCGGAGACACTTGGGGAGTTAAGGTGCCTACAGACACTAGATGTGAGATCCACAAAGGTGAAACAGCTGCCTCGCAGCATTCTGAGGCTACAACATACTTTGATGGCTCTTCTCGTTGGTGGTGAAGAAATGGTTAATTCGATTGAAACAACAAGGATGCCAAATGATATCTGGCAGTTGCGCAAGCTAGAGAATCTGGCCACTGTTGATTTAAGGGTGCAACATGTCAACTTTGTTGAAGATCTCGGTGCTCTAGAAAGTTTAAGAGTGATTACAATAACATGGTATTTTCACCAGTGTAGTGACGGACCTCACTGTAAAGAATTGTTATCATCCATCCAAAAGTGGAGGAAGCTCAAGTCTCTGACCATTCACTGTGGACTCGGCTGCTCCATGGAGTTCTTAGGCTTCCTGTCTGATCCACCTCAGGAGCTTGAGAAGTTCAAGGTTACAGTGGGAAGATTTGCCTATGTTCCCGCATGGATCAACGGACTCGTATCTCTGTATTTCCTGCAAATCACCATATGCAAAATAGGGACAGATGATCTGGACATACTCAGAACCTTACCAAAATTGCAGCTCCTGATACTAGGCTTGGACTTTGTTCCTAGCGAAGCTATAGTGATTGAAACTGAGGGGTTTAGTGAGCTTTTGACACTCTCAGTCAATTGCCCTGCGCCGTGGCTCACTTTTGGGACAGGAGCTATGCCAAAGCTCACACATCTTCAACTGGAGTTCTGCTCAGGTTCAGCAATGCAAGAGAGTGTTCCTGATGGTATCGGCAACCTCCAAAGTCTCACGGAGGTAGCCCTCCTTTACAACCAGAACTGGTGTGCTAATAGCTCTAGTGTCATAAGGACAGTTGATGCTGTGAAAAGGCAGGTTGCCAAGCATCGCAATCAGATCAACCTCGTCATCAACGATGCTAAAGTTGATGTCGTCCAAGAGGTTGATGAGGAGACTGAGAGCACAGTCGAAATTCAGAGCAGCATTGTTCAGGTTCAGCAAGTTGGCGAGGAAGTAGTGAGGACAACAGTAGAGACTTGGGGTGAAATTGAAGAAGTTGAAGGTGATAACATTAACCACGCATAG
- the LOC120685108 gene encoding disease resistance protein Pik-2-like: protein MDLISRSCEGIPLLITAFAANINEAQKTSTHSVGLRGRTAEFHSVEEGPQLPDQVRRALSHICRDLPVELMTLLQYMNMFPRGYMFEKDCLVMKWIAKGLTHSEGEAECHFSELVDRNIFTLVPPTGEHNLDEAEPCRWQVNKLVLQFISSIRSRAAFVFTRDMLTSLEPPTIRPFSEICMPRWLALHSPVPADIQGLMQTIDHWGQNVRSLAVSGLVDQVPLNKFNYLVMLDLEDWKNLKDEDLLQICNSKMYLLRYLSVRKTQVSKLPPQIKELCSLRTLDVSHTQISKLPSQAFELGHLIKLDLRSTKIRMLSEKIVGLQKLQHLLVGGDTTLSLIKYPLSFTPALGDLASLRVLAITCSFHQCSDEAYQDAWLSSLEEMEAARVFDYTLRAR from the coding sequence ATGGACCTGATCTCGAGGAGTTGTGAAGGTATACCGTTGTTAATAACTGCATTTGCTGCCAACATAAATGAAGCGCAGAAGACATCTACGCATTCCGTCGGGCTCAGGGGGCGGACTGCAGAATTTCATAGCGTGGAAGAAGGCCCACAGCTACCTGACCAAGTCAGGCGGGCATTAAGCCATATTTGCAGGGACCTTCCTGTTGAGTTGATGACATTGTTACAGTACATGAACATGTTTCCACGTGGATACATGTTCGAGAAGGATTGTCTTGTCATGAAGTGGATCGCCAAAGGGCTCACCCATAGTGAGGGAGAAGCAGAGTGCCATTTCTCCGAGCTGGTTGATAGGAATATCTTCACcctggtaccaccaaccggggaACACAATCTTGATGAAGCTGAGCCCTGCCGATGGCAGGTCAATAAGCTTGTGCTACAGTTCATTTCTTCCATAAGATCAAGGGCAGCTTTTGTTTTCACCAGAGACATGCTCACCAGCTTAGAACCACCAACCATAAGGCCCTTCAGTGAGATTTGTATGCCACGGTGGCTAGCCCTCCACTCTCCTGTGCCAGCAGATATCCAAGGGCTGATGCAAACAATTGATCATTGGGGTCAAAATGTTCGGTCGCTAGCTGTATCAGGCCTAGTGGACCAGGTACCTCTGAACAAGTTTAACTATCTGGTGATGCTGGATTTGGAGGACTGGAAGAACTTAAAGGATGAGGACCTATTGCAGATATGCAACAGCAAAATGTATCTACTGAGGTACCTGAGCGTCAGGAAGACTCAGGTCAGCAAGCTCCCGCCGCAAATCAAGGAACTTTGCAGTCTGAGGACATTGGACGTGAGTCACACGCAGATAAGTAAGCTCCCGTCACAAGCATTTGAGCTAGGCCATTTGATCAAACTGGACCTAAGAAGCACAAAGATAAGAATGCTGTCAGAGAAAATTGTGGGGCTACAAAAGCTTCAACACCTTCTTGTTGGTGGTGATACAACCCTCAGTTTAATCAAATATCCTCTGAGCTTCACGCCAGCTCTTGGTGACCTAGCCTCCCTGAGGGTGCTTGCAATAACATGCTCTTTTCATCAGTGCAGTGACGAGGCCTACCAGGACGCGTGGCTGTCATCCCTTGAAGAAATGGAGGCAGCTCGAGTCTTTGACTATACATTGCGGGCTCGGTAG